CCAGATCCTGCTGCGCCTGTTCCAGACGTCGCGCCGCTTCAACGTGGAAGTGCAGCCGCAGCTGGTGCTGCTGCAGAAGACCTTGCTGAACATCGAGGGCATGGGTCGCGTGCTCGATCCTGAACTGGACCTGTGGAAGACGGCCAAGCCGCACCTGGAGCGCTGGGTCTCCGAGCAGGTGGGCTGGCGCGGCCTGCTCGACCGCCTGAAGGCGGAGGGGCCGCGTTACTCGCACATCCTGCCGACCTTGCCGCGCCTGGCGCAGCAGGCGCTGATCGCGATCAGCGACCGCGACCCCCATGCCAACGACCTGTTGCGCCAGCTGGCGGAAGAACAGCGCCGCACCAATCGTCTGTTGAGTTTCTTTGTGTTCTTTGTCGGTGCGTTTGTCGCCGGCGCGGTGGGCTTCCAGGCCTGGCTGCGCTGGCAAGGAGCGATGTGATGGCCGAGCCTGCCAACCCGAATTTCGATAGCCGCGATCCCCTGCAAGCCGCGTTCTGGGATGAGCGTTTCACCCAGCGCTTCATGCCCTGGGACCAGGGCGGCATTCCCGAGCGCCTGCGCCACCTGGTGGCCGAGCGCGACGCCGCGGCGGACGCGGCCGTAGTAGCGCCCGTCGCACTGATCCCGGGCTGCGGCTCGGCGTACGAACTGGACCTGATGTGCGAGGCGGGCTGGGACGCCACGGCGATCGACTTCTCGCCGGCCGCCGTCGAGCGGGCCCGGCATGTCGTCAAGCGCTGGCCCGAGCGCATCGTCCAGGCCGACTTCTTCACGTACCAGCCGGCGCAGCCGCTGGACGTCATCTACGAACGCGCGTTTCTCTGTGCGGTGCCGCCGGACCTGTGGCCGCGGGTCGCCGAGCGCTGGGCGCAGCTGCTGCCGCGCGGCGGCCTGCTGGCCGGCTACTTCTTCCTGGGCGCCACGTCGAAAGGCCCGCCGTTCGGCATCGAACGCGCCCAGCTGGAGGAACTGCTGGCCCCGCACTTCGAGCTGGAGGCGGACGAAGCCGTCAAGGACTCGCTGCCCGTGTTCCAGGGCCGCGAGCGCTGGCTGGAGTGGCGCCGGAAATAATTTCCAAAAATCGGGGACAGTCCTCGATTTTGGGAAACTGTTGCCGGGAAAATGGAGGCTGTCCCCATTTTTCGGGCAACGAGCTGGCGGCACGGCCGTCATCGGCTGTCTTGTCTCCGCAAAAAAGCTTTATAATTCAGGGTTTTTGACGATTTTTGCGGAGTAACCGATGCCTATCTACGCCTACCGCTGCGAGGAATGTGGCTTTGCCAAGGACGTCCTGCAGAAGATTTCCGATCCGCAGCTGACCGACTGCCCTGCTTGCGGTAAATCGACCTTCAAGAAGCAATTGACGGCTGCCGGCTTCCAGTTGAAGGGTACCGGCTGGTACGTGACCGACTTCCGGGGCGGCAATGCGCCGGCGACCGCTGTCGCTGCCAAGGCCGATAGCGCGGCAGCGCCAGCAGGCGACGCCAAGCCGGCCGCCCCGGCCGCAGCCCCAGCCGCGACGACGACGCCCTCGGGCGGCGACACCAAGTAATTTTCCCTGATGAACACGATACGTAAATATTTCATTACCGGGCTGCTGATCCTCGTACCCCTGGCGATCACGCTGTGGGTGCTGAACATCATCATCAGCACGATGGACCAGTCCTTGCTGTTCGTGCCGCACCAGTGGCAGCCGAGGACCCTGATCGGCTTCGACATTCCCGGCCTGGGAACGATCCTGACGATCCTGATCGTGTTCCTCGTCGGCCTGTTGGCCAACAACCTGATCGGTAACTACATCCTGCGCCTGTGGGAAAAGCTGCTGCACCGGATTCCTGTCGTCAGCTCGCTGTACGGCAGCGTCAAGCAGGTGTCGGACACGCTGTTCTCGTCGTCCGGCAACGCCTTCCGCAAGGCCGTGCTGATCCCGTACCCGCACGCGAACTCGTACACCATCGCGTTCCTGACGGGCAGCCCCGGTGGCGACGTCAAGAACCACCTGGTGGGAGACTACGTCAGCGTGTACGTGCCGACCACGCCGAACCCGACGTCCGGCTTTTTCCTGATGATGGCGCGCGAGCAGGTCGTCGAACTCGACATGACCGTGGATGCCGCCTTGAAGTACATTGTGTCGATGGGCGTCGTCGCCCCCGACTGAACTCACGAATTTAACCTGAACCGAGAATTAACATGTCAATGCGTACTCATTACTGCGGCCTCGTCACTGAAGCACTGCTGGGCCAAACCGTCAGCCTGTGCGGCTGGGTGCACCGTCGTCGCGACCATGGTGGCGTGATCTTCATCGACCTGCGCGACCGCGAAGGCCTGGTTCAGATCGTCTGCAACCCCGAGCAGGCGGAAGTCTTCAAGGCAGCCGAAGCCGTACGTAACGAGTTCTGCCTGCGCATCACGGGCACCGTCAAGGACCGCCTGGCCGGTACCGTCAACAACAACCTGAAGTCGGGCAAGATCGAAGTGATCTGCTCGCAGCTGGAAGTGCTGAACCCGTCGGTCGCCGTGCCGTTCCAGCTGGACGACGACAACCTGTCCGAAACCACCCGCCTGACGCACCGCGTGCTGGACCTGCGCCGTCCGCAGATGCAGAACAACCTGCGCCTGCGCTACAAGGTGACGATGGAAGTGCGCAAGTACCTGGACGAGCTGGGCTTCATCGACATCGAGACGCCGACCCTGACCAAGTCCACGCCGGAAGGCGCGCGCGACTACCTGGTGCCGTCGCGCGTCAACGCCGGCCAGTTCTTCGCGCTGCCGCAGTCGCCGCAGCTGTTCAAGCAGCTGCTGATGGTCGCCAACTTCGACCGTTACTACCAGATCACCAAGTGCTTCCGCGACGAAGACCTGCGCGCCGACCGCCAGCCTGAATTCACCCAGATCGACTGCGAAACGTCGTTCCTGAACGAACAGGAAATCCGCGACCTGTTCGAGGACATGATCCGCAAGGTGTTCAAGAACACGCTGTCGATCGACCTGCCGAACCCGTTCCCGGTGATGAACTTCTCCGAAGCGATGGGCCTGTACGGTTCGGACAAGCCCGATATGCGCGTCAAGCTGCAGTTCACCGAGCTGACCGAAGTGATGAAGTCGGTCGACTTCAAGGTGTTCTCGGCCGCCGCCAACCTGCCGAACGGCCGCGTGGTCGGCATGCGCGTACCGAAGGGCGCCGACATGCCCCGTTCGGAAATCGACGCGTACACCCAGTTCGTCGCGATCTACGGCGCCAAGGGCCTGGCGTACATCAAGGTCAACGAGAAGGCCAAGGGCCGTGACGGCCTGCAATCGCCGATCGTCAAGAACATCAACGATGAAGCCCTGGCACAGATCCTGGAACTGACGGGCGCCGAAGACGGCGACCTGATCTTCTTCGGCGCGGACAAGGCCAAGGTCGTCAACGACGCCATCGGCGCGCTGCGCGTGAAGATCGGCCACAGCGAGTTCGGCAAGAAGAACGGCCTGTTCGACGACGTCTGGGCCCCGCTGTGGGTCATCGACTTCCCAATGTTCGAATACGACGAGGAAGACGACCGCTGGACCGCGACGCACCACCCGTTCACGGCACCGAAGGACGGCCACGAGGATATGCTGGAAACCAACCCGGGCGCCTGCATCGCCAAGGCCTACGACATGGTCCTGAACGGCTGGGAACTGGGCGGCGGTTCGATCCGTATCCACAAGGAAGACGTGCAGTCGAAAGTGTTCCGTGCACTGAAGATCGGCGCGGAAGAAGCACGCCTGAAGTTCGGCTTCCTGCTGGACGCGCTGCAGTACGGCGCGCCACCGCACGGCGGCCTGGCATTCGGCCTGGACCGTATTGTCACGCTGATGACGAAGTCCGATTCGATCCGCGACGTGATCGCGTTCCCGAAAACGCAGCGCGCGCAGGACCTGCTGACGCACGCACCGTCGGAAGTGGACGAGAAGCAGCTGAAAGAGCTGCACATCCGTCTGCGCGCGGCCGAGCCGAAGGTGGCTGGCTAAAAGGAGAGGGCGCTGCGGCGCCCTTTTTGTTGGCTGCTGATCCGCTGGGGTCTGTCCCCGGTAAGAGTTGGCGATGGATCCGCTGGGGTCTGTCCCCGGTAAGAGTTGGATTCGGCGCTTGCTTGCGGCGGCATTAGGGGACTGACCCCGGTTTTGATCGCCGGCCCGCAAGAATGGGGGGCGTCGCCGATAAAAACCGGGGTCAGTCCCCTGGATACGCCGGCAATCGACACCACGGTCAACCCTTACCGGGGACAGACCCCAGCCGCAGGCAAGCGGCGAAGCCAACCCTTACCAGGGACAGACCCCAGCCGCAGGCAAGCGCCGAAGCCAACCCTTACCGGGGACAGACTTCAACCTGCCAACGTCATCTCAACGCGAACCAACTTCGGGGACAGTCCCCTGCGGGGACAGTCCCCAACGCCAAATGACCCACAAAATCCCGGAATCGGTATTAGTCGTCATCCACACCGCCGACCTCGACGTCCTCTTGATCGAGCGCGCCGGCAATCCCGGCTTCTGGCAGTCGGTCACGGGTTCGCTGGACGCGCCCGACGAGCCCCTGCTGGCCACGGCCACGCGCGAGCTGTTCGAGGAGACGGGCATCGTCGCCGATGGCGAGCGCATCGTGCTGCGCGACTGGCAGCTGTCGAACGTCTATGAGATCTACCCCGTCTGGCGCCATCGTTACGGTCCGGGCGTGACGCAAAACACGGAGCACGTGTTCAGCGTGCAGGTGCCACGCGACATCGCCATCACGCTGGCGCCACGCGAGCACGTGGCCTACGAATGGCTGCCCTATCTTGCTGCGGCCGACAAATGCTTCAGCCCGTCGAACGCGGAAGCGATCCTGCAGCTGCCGCGCCAGTTGCGCAAAATGTCAAGCTGAGCGGCGCCACCGCGCCGCCGCCAGGCCCACGCCGGCCAGCGCGAACAGGGGCAGGGTGCCCGGCAGCGGGATCGTCACGTGCTGCTGCGGTCCAAGGGCGGTGCCGTACAGGCGGAACGCCATGTCGCCCGCACCCGTCTGGCCCAGGTAGCGGCCGCTGCCCGTGAACTGGGCCATCCGCCCATCGCCGCCGTTGGCATCACGGACCGCCGTCTGCGCCAGCTCGACGGTGTGGCCCGCCATGCCGATCCAGTACGCCACATCCGCCAGCATCGTGAAGCCGGCGAACTGCGCATGCTTGCGCACGTTGCCGCTGCTGGCGCCGTCGCCATCGATGGCGTCGATCGCACTGCCGAAGCGGCCCAGCAGCGCGCCCGGGCGGCCGCTCTCGTCAGCCCAGATGGCGATGTCCACCAGCGTGCCGAGGGCGCCGTAATAGTCGTTGGAATAGATGGCCATGCCGTCCACCAGGGTGTTGACGGCAAAGGAGACGGCCTCCCCGAAGTGCTGCCCCCGGTTGACGTTGCTGTAGGCATTGCCGGATGCCGCACCCAGCAACGCCTGCGGACTCCAGTCCAGCAGGATCGGTGACGCCGCCGCGGGAGCGGCAATGCACCACGCGCACGCTAGCATGGCGAGTGCGCTCGCCCGTTTGCTTCTGATCGCCATAGTGGCCTCCCCCGCCCGCGTCGTCAGAACATGAATGATGCTTTTTTGTACACCTTAATGTAGGCCATAACTCAACTGT
This is a stretch of genomic DNA from Pseudoduganella chitinolytica. It encodes these proteins:
- the aspS gene encoding aspartate--tRNA ligase; this encodes MSMRTHYCGLVTEALLGQTVSLCGWVHRRRDHGGVIFIDLRDREGLVQIVCNPEQAEVFKAAEAVRNEFCLRITGTVKDRLAGTVNNNLKSGKIEVICSQLEVLNPSVAVPFQLDDDNLSETTRLTHRVLDLRRPQMQNNLRLRYKVTMEVRKYLDELGFIDIETPTLTKSTPEGARDYLVPSRVNAGQFFALPQSPQLFKQLLMVANFDRYYQITKCFRDEDLRADRQPEFTQIDCETSFLNEQEIRDLFEDMIRKVFKNTLSIDLPNPFPVMNFSEAMGLYGSDKPDMRVKLQFTELTEVMKSVDFKVFSAAANLPNGRVVGMRVPKGADMPRSEIDAYTQFVAIYGAKGLAYIKVNEKAKGRDGLQSPIVKNINDEALAQILELTGAEDGDLIFFGADKAKVVNDAIGALRVKIGHSEFGKKNGLFDDVWAPLWVIDFPMFEYDEEDDRWTATHHPFTAPKDGHEDMLETNPGACIAKAYDMVLNGWELGGGSIRIHKEDVQSKVFRALKIGAEEARLKFGFLLDALQYGAPPHGGLAFGLDRIVTLMTKSDSIRDVIAFPKTQRAQDLLTHAPSEVDEKQLKELHIRLRAAEPKVAG
- a CDS encoding methyltransferase, producing MAEPANPNFDSRDPLQAAFWDERFTQRFMPWDQGGIPERLRHLVAERDAAADAAVVAPVALIPGCGSAYELDLMCEAGWDATAIDFSPAAVERARHVVKRWPERIVQADFFTYQPAQPLDVIYERAFLCAVPPDLWPRVAERWAQLLPRGGLLAGYFFLGATSKGPPFGIERAQLEELLAPHFELEADEAVKDSLPVFQGRERWLEWRRK
- a CDS encoding DUF502 domain-containing protein, which translates into the protein MRKYFITGLLILVPLAITLWVLNIIISTMDQSLLFVPHQWQPRTLIGFDIPGLGTILTILIVFLVGLLANNLIGNYILRLWEKLLHRIPVVSSLYGSVKQVSDTLFSSSGNAFRKAVLIPYPHANSYTIAFLTGSPGGDVKNHLVGDYVSVYVPTTPNPTSGFFLMMAREQVVELDMTVDAALKYIVSMGVVAPD
- the nudB gene encoding dihydroneopterin triphosphate diphosphatase; this encodes MTHKIPESVLVVIHTADLDVLLIERAGNPGFWQSVTGSLDAPDEPLLATATRELFEETGIVADGERIVLRDWQLSNVYEIYPVWRHRYGPGVTQNTEHVFSVQVPRDIAITLAPREHVAYEWLPYLAAADKCFSPSNAEAILQLPRQLRKMSS
- a CDS encoding FmdB family zinc ribbon protein, giving the protein MPIYAYRCEECGFAKDVLQKISDPQLTDCPACGKSTFKKQLTAAGFQLKGTGWYVTDFRGGNAPATAVAAKADSAAAPAGDAKPAAPAAAPAATTTPSGGDTK